In Jejubacter calystegiae, the following are encoded in one genomic region:
- a CDS encoding sodium:solute symporter family protein encodes MEREAVIYIIIIVYMLVMVGIGFYARTRITNAQDYHLAGRRLGPIMLAGTLAATEIGGGSSVGVAAKAYGAWGLSAGWYVVATGLGIFLVSFIAPFMRRTMATTVPEIIGRRYGSASYLITSVVSLLSLVALAAAQITATATIVHVLTGIDTHYAVISSGVIVVFYTWLGGMWSVTLTDFVQFFLIIFGFAVAVPVALSSLDGGWQYVVNHVPEEKFDFTLLGWKTIFGLVLMYFMTFSTGQEAVQRYYSARNEKVAVVGSLLCSLFMALYAFIPAVLGLIALAVFPDIEANNALATLSVSLLPPLISGLLLSAVISATLSSASGDLLGAASIYTHDLHEKYLFSGRPVNNLALSRIVVLIVGGCAILLSLWSGEIISLLMFAFTLRASGPFAAWVFGLLWEKATPHAGFWSILLGSLAGLGWQLAGEPWDVMAIVAGALVSVVTFLLVAWVEKQLGVAPAPSAYPPEDNP; translated from the coding sequence ATGGAGCGAGAAGCCGTTATCTACATCATCATTATTGTTTATATGTTGGTAATGGTCGGCATTGGTTTTTATGCCCGGACCCGAATTACCAATGCGCAGGATTATCATCTGGCTGGTCGACGACTCGGGCCGATTATGCTGGCTGGTACGCTGGCGGCAACGGAAATAGGCGGCGGCAGTTCGGTCGGCGTCGCCGCTAAGGCTTACGGCGCCTGGGGGCTGTCCGCTGGCTGGTACGTGGTAGCTACGGGATTGGGGATCTTTCTGGTCTCTTTTATCGCCCCCTTTATGCGCCGGACTATGGCGACGACGGTGCCAGAAATTATTGGTCGCCGCTACGGTTCGGCCAGCTATCTCATCACCAGTGTGGTTTCTCTGCTGTCTTTGGTGGCGCTGGCCGCGGCGCAAATTACCGCTACAGCTACCATTGTTCATGTTCTGACCGGGATCGATACCCACTACGCGGTGATTAGCTCAGGCGTTATCGTGGTGTTCTATACCTGGCTGGGAGGAATGTGGAGCGTAACGCTGACCGATTTTGTTCAGTTTTTCCTGATTATTTTCGGGTTTGCGGTGGCGGTACCGGTCGCTCTTTCCTCACTGGATGGCGGCTGGCAGTATGTCGTTAATCATGTCCCCGAGGAAAAATTCGATTTTACTCTGCTGGGCTGGAAGACGATTTTTGGCCTGGTCCTCATGTATTTTATGACCTTTTCCACCGGTCAGGAGGCGGTACAACGCTATTATTCCGCCCGTAATGAGAAAGTCGCCGTGGTGGGTTCTCTGCTCTGTAGCCTGTTTATGGCGCTGTACGCTTTTATTCCTGCCGTGCTGGGCCTGATCGCGTTGGCTGTTTTCCCTGATATCGAAGCGAATAATGCCCTGGCGACGCTCTCCGTTTCTTTGTTGCCACCGCTGATTTCTGGTTTGCTACTTTCTGCGGTAATCTCCGCTACGTTGTCGAGCGCCTCCGGTGATTTACTTGGGGCCGCCAGCATCTACACCCACGATCTGCATGAGAAATATTTGTTTTCCGGGCGACCGGTGAATAACCTGGCGCTGAGTCGGATTGTGGTTCTGATTGTTGGTGGCTGCGCCATTCTGCTTTCGCTGTGGAGCGGCGAAATTATTTCTCTGCTCATGTTCGCCTTTACGCTACGGGCGAGTGGTCCCTTTGCGGCTTGGGTATTTGGTTTACTGTGGGAAAAGGCGACGCCTCATGCCGGATTCTGGTCAATTCTGTTGGGCAGTCTTGCAGGGCTGGGTTGGCAGTTGGCGGGCGAACCGTGGGATGTGATGGCGATCGTCGCCGGAGCCCTGGTGAGCGTGGTGACTTTTTTGCTGGTCGCCTGGGTGGAAAAACAACTGGGCGTTGCGCCAGCGCCTTCGGCCTATCCGCCGGAGGATAACCCGTAA
- a CDS encoding glutamate synthase small subunit: MSQNVYQFIDLQRVDPPKKPLKIRKIEFVEIYEPFLENQASAQADRCLDCGNPYCEWKCPVHNYIPNWLKLANEGRIVEAAELSHQTNTLPEVCGRVCPQDRLCEGACTLNDEFGAVTIGNIERYINDKAFEMGWRPDLTGVKQTGKRVAIIGAGPAGLACADVLTRNGVKAVVFDRHPEIGGLLTFGIPAFKLEKEVMTRRREIFSGMGIEFKLNTEVGKDVELDSLLADYDAVFLGVGTYQSMRGGLENEDAPGVYEALPFLIANTRQLMGFSEDPQQPYTSMEGKRVVVLGGGDTAMDCVRTSVRQGATHVTCAYRRDEENMPGSKREVKNAREEGVEFQFNLQPLGVEINDNGRVCGVKMARTEMGEPDDKGRRRAEIVAGSEHVLPADAVVMAFGFRPHSMHWLEKHSVELDGQGRVIAPEGSDNAFQTSNPKIFAGGDIVRGSDLVVTAIAEGRKAADGILNFLEV; this comes from the coding sequence ATGAGTCAGAACGTATACCAGTTTATCGATTTACAGCGCGTTGACCCGCCAAAGAAGCCGCTCAAGATCCGTAAGATCGAATTTGTTGAGATCTACGAGCCCTTTCTGGAAAATCAGGCCAGCGCCCAGGCGGACCGTTGCCTCGACTGCGGGAACCCCTATTGCGAATGGAAGTGTCCGGTCCATAACTACATCCCCAACTGGCTGAAGCTGGCCAACGAGGGGCGTATTGTGGAAGCGGCGGAGCTCTCGCACCAGACCAACACGCTGCCGGAAGTCTGTGGCCGCGTCTGCCCTCAGGACAGGCTTTGTGAAGGCGCCTGTACGCTGAATGACGAGTTCGGTGCCGTGACCATCGGCAATATCGAGCGTTATATCAACGATAAAGCCTTTGAGATGGGCTGGCGCCCGGACCTTACCGGCGTAAAGCAGACCGGCAAGCGAGTGGCGATTATCGGTGCCGGACCGGCCGGGCTGGCCTGTGCCGATGTCCTGACCCGCAACGGCGTGAAGGCGGTGGTCTTTGACCGCCATCCGGAAATCGGCGGTCTGCTGACCTTCGGCATTCCGGCCTTCAAGCTGGAAAAAGAGGTGATGACCCGCCGCCGCGAAATCTTCTCCGGTATGGGCATTGAGTTTAAGCTCAACACCGAAGTAGGCAAAGATGTAGAGCTGGACAGCCTGCTGGCCGACTATGACGCGGTCTTCCTCGGCGTGGGCACCTATCAGTCGATGCGCGGCGGTCTGGAAAATGAAGATGCGCCAGGCGTTTACGAGGCCCTGCCGTTCCTGATTGCCAACACCCGCCAGCTGATGGGCTTCTCTGAAGATCCGCAGCAGCCCTACACCAGCATGGAAGGCAAGCGCGTGGTGGTACTGGGCGGCGGCGATACGGCGATGGACTGCGTGCGTACCTCGGTGCGCCAGGGGGCGACCCACGTCACCTGCGCCTACCGTCGTGACGAAGAGAACATGCCAGGCTCGAAGCGCGAAGTGAAAAACGCCCGTGAAGAGGGGGTGGAGTTTCAGTTCAACCTTCAGCCGCTGGGCGTTGAGATCAACGACAATGGCCGGGTGTGTGGCGTGAAAATGGCACGTACCGAAATGGGCGAGCCCGATGATAAAGGGCGCCGTCGCGCCGAGATCGTTGCTGGTTCAGAGCACGTGCTTCCCGCCGATGCCGTAGTGATGGCCTTTGGTTTCCGTCCACACTCTATGCACTGGCTGGAGAAGCACAGCGTCGAGCTGGACGGCCAGGGCCGCGTCATTGCGCCGGAAGGCAGCGATAACGCATTCCAGACCAGCAATCCGAAAATCTTCGCTGGCGGCGATATCGTTCGCGGTTCCGATCTGGTGGTCACCGCTATTGCCGAAGGCCGTAAAGCGGCAGACGGCATTCTTAACTTCCTTGAAGTCTGA
- the gltB gene encoding glutamate synthase large subunit: MLYDKSLEKDNCGFGLIAHIEGEPSHKVVRTAIHALARMQHRGAILADGKTGDGCGLLLQKPDRFFRLVAEERGWRLAKNYAVGMIFLSKDDAIARACREIVEEELRQETLSIVGWRDVPTNDDVLGEIALSSLPRIEQIFVNAPAGWRPRDMERRLFIARRRIEKRIQDQDFYVCSLSNLVNIYKGLCMPADLPRFYLDLADLRLESSICLFHQRFSTNTVPRWPLAQPFRYLAHNGEINTITGNRQWARARTYKFKTPLIPDLQDAAPFVNETGSDSSSLDNMLELLLSGGMDIVRAMRLLVPPAWQNNPDMDPELRAFFDFNSMHMEPWDGPAGIVLSDGRFAACSLDRNGLRPARYVITKDKLITCASEVGIWDYQPDEVVEKGRVGPGELMVIDTRSGQILHSAQTDDELKGRHPYKAWMDQYVQRLVPFEELSDDQVGVREMDDTLLSSYQKQFNYSGEELDSVIRVLGENGQEATGSMGDDTPFAVLSSQPRIIYDYFRQQFAQVTNPPIDPLREAHVMSLATNIGREMNVFCEAEGQAHRLSFKSPILLWSDFRQLTTFDEEYYRADTLDITYDASQTCLETTIQALCDEAERMVHNGTVLLVLSDRNIAKDRLPVPAPMAVGAIQRRLIEKNLRCDANIIVETASARDPHHFAVLLGFGATAIYPYLAYETLARMVDSGTISKSWREVMLNYRNGINKGLYKIMSKMGISTIASYRCAQLFEAVGLHQDLCDLCFPGVVTRIGGASFSDFQQDLLNLSKRAWLARKPLSQGGLLKYVHGGEYHAYNPDVVRTLQQAVQSGDYRDYQAYAKLVNERPVAALRDLLALNPQGEAISVDAVEPASELFKRFDTAAMSIGALSPEAHESLAEAMNSIGGFSNSGEGGEDPARYGTNKVSRIKQVASGRFGVTPAYLSSADVIQIKVAQGAKPGEGGQLPGDKVTPYIAKLRYSVPGVTLISPPPHHDIYSIEDLAQLIFDLKQVNPQAMISVKLVSEPGVGTIATGVAKAYADLITIAGYDGGTGASPLTSVKYAGCPWELGLVETQQALVANGLRHKIRLQVDGGLKTGLDIIKAAILGAESFGFGTGPMVALGCKYLRICHLNNCATGVATQDEKLRKNHYHGLPFKVTNYFDFIARETRELMAWLGVKRLVDLIGRTDLLKELDGFTAKQQKLDLSKLLETAEPQAGKALHCTENNPSFDNGELNAQLLKQAQPFVDEKQSKTFWFDIRNTDRSVGAALSGYIASQHGDQGLAGDPIRAHFSGTAGQSFGVWNAGGVELFLTGDANDYVGKGMAGGLIAVRPPVGSSFHSHEASIIGNTCLYGATGGRLFAAGRAGERFAVRNSGALTVVEGIGDNGCEYMTGGVVCILGKTGVNFGAGMTGGFAYVLDDDGEFRKRVNPELVEVLQVDELPIHEEHLRGLITEHVQHTGSSRAEAILAGWSEFASKFALVKPKSSDVKALLGHRSRTAAELRVQAQ, encoded by the coding sequence ATGTTGTACGATAAATCCTTAGAGAAGGATAACTGTGGTTTTGGCCTGATCGCCCACATAGAAGGCGAACCCAGCCACAAAGTAGTGCGTACCGCTATCCACGCACTGGCCCGCATGCAGCACCGCGGCGCCATTCTTGCCGATGGTAAAACCGGCGATGGCTGCGGCCTGCTGTTACAGAAACCCGACCGTTTTTTCCGCCTGGTGGCCGAAGAGCGGGGCTGGCGTCTTGCCAAAAATTACGCGGTTGGCATGATTTTCTTAAGCAAGGACGACGCCATCGCGCGCGCCTGCCGCGAGATCGTTGAAGAGGAGCTGCGCCAGGAAACCCTGTCTATCGTCGGCTGGCGCGACGTGCCAACCAACGACGATGTACTCGGTGAAATCGCCCTCTCCTCCCTGCCCCGCATTGAGCAAATTTTTGTTAACGCCCCGGCGGGCTGGCGCCCACGCGATATGGAGCGCCGTCTGTTCATCGCCCGCCGCCGCATTGAAAAACGCATTCAGGATCAGGATTTCTACGTCTGTAGCCTGTCCAATCTGGTGAACATCTATAAAGGTCTGTGTATGCCGGCGGATCTGCCGCGCTTCTACCTGGACCTGGCCGATCTGCGCCTGGAATCCTCCATCTGCCTGTTTCACCAGCGCTTCTCCACTAATACCGTGCCGCGCTGGCCGCTGGCTCAGCCTTTCCGCTATCTGGCGCACAACGGTGAAATCAATACTATTACCGGTAACCGCCAGTGGGCCCGGGCTCGCACCTATAAGTTTAAGACCCCGCTGATTCCCGATCTGCAGGATGCCGCGCCTTTCGTTAACGAAACCGGATCCGACTCCAGCTCGCTGGATAACATGCTGGAGCTGCTGTTAAGCGGCGGTATGGATATTGTCCGCGCCATGCGTCTGCTGGTACCGCCGGCCTGGCAGAACAACCCGGATATGGATCCCGAATTGCGCGCCTTCTTCGACTTTAACTCCATGCATATGGAGCCCTGGGACGGCCCGGCGGGTATCGTTCTGTCCGACGGTCGCTTCGCGGCCTGTAGTCTGGACCGCAACGGCCTGCGCCCGGCGCGCTACGTCATCACCAAAGATAAGCTAATCACCTGCGCCTCGGAAGTGGGGATCTGGGACTATCAGCCCGATGAAGTGGTGGAAAAAGGGCGCGTCGGCCCCGGCGAACTGATGGTGATCGACACCCGCAGCGGGCAGATCCTGCACTCGGCGCAAACCGATGATGAGCTTAAGGGACGTCACCCTTACAAAGCCTGGATGGACCAGTACGTTCAGCGCCTGGTGCCCTTCGAAGAGCTGTCTGACGACCAGGTCGGCGTGCGTGAAATGGACGACACTCTGCTGTCGAGCTATCAGAAGCAGTTTAACTACAGCGGCGAAGAGCTGGACTCGGTGATCCGCGTTCTGGGCGAAAATGGCCAGGAGGCGACCGGCTCCATGGGGGACGATACTCCCTTCGCCGTGCTCTCCAGCCAGCCGCGTATTATTTATGACTACTTCCGTCAGCAGTTCGCTCAGGTGACCAACCCGCCTATCGATCCTCTGCGCGAAGCCCATGTGATGTCACTGGCCACCAATATCGGTCGTGAGATGAACGTCTTCTGCGAAGCGGAAGGCCAGGCGCACCGCCTGAGCTTTAAGTCGCCGATCCTGCTGTGGTCTGACTTCCGTCAGCTCACCACCTTCGACGAAGAGTACTATCGCGCCGATACCCTGGATATCACTTACGATGCCAGCCAGACCTGCCTGGAAACCACTATTCAGGCGCTGTGTGACGAAGCCGAACGCATGGTGCATAACGGTACCGTGCTACTGGTGCTCTCTGACCGCAATATCGCCAAAGATCGTCTGCCGGTTCCGGCGCCGATGGCGGTGGGAGCCATTCAGCGTCGCCTGATCGAGAAAAACCTGCGCTGCGACGCCAACATCATCGTCGAGACGGCCAGCGCCCGCGATCCGCACCACTTCGCGGTATTGCTCGGCTTTGGCGCCACGGCTATCTACCCGTATCTGGCCTATGAAACCCTGGCCCGGATGGTAGACAGCGGCACCATCAGCAAGTCCTGGCGCGAAGTGATGCTTAACTACCGGAACGGCATCAATAAAGGTCTGTACAAGATCATGTCCAAGATGGGGATTTCCACCATCGCTTCCTACCGCTGCGCCCAGTTGTTCGAAGCCGTGGGGCTGCACCAGGATCTGTGCGATCTCTGTTTCCCCGGCGTGGTTACCCGCATCGGCGGTGCCAGCTTTAGCGACTTCCAGCAGGATCTGCTGAACCTGTCGAAGCGCGCCTGGCTGGCCCGTAAGCCGCTGAGCCAGGGCGGGCTGCTGAAATACGTACACGGCGGCGAATACCATGCCTATAACCCGGATGTGGTCCGTACCCTGCAACAAGCGGTACAGAGCGGCGACTACCGGGACTATCAGGCCTACGCGAAGCTGGTTAACGAACGTCCTGTCGCGGCGCTGCGCGATCTGCTGGCGCTGAACCCGCAGGGCGAAGCCATCTCAGTAGACGCGGTCGAGCCCGCCAGCGAGCTGTTTAAACGCTTCGACACCGCGGCGATGTCCATCGGCGCCCTCAGCCCGGAAGCCCACGAGTCACTGGCCGAAGCGATGAATAGCATCGGCGGCTTCTCTAACTCTGGCGAAGGCGGCGAAGATCCGGCGCGCTATGGCACCAACAAAGTATCACGCATCAAGCAGGTTGCTTCGGGACGCTTTGGCGTAACCCCGGCCTACCTGAGCAGCGCCGACGTGATTCAGATTAAAGTGGCCCAGGGCGCCAAGCCGGGCGAAGGCGGACAGTTGCCCGGCGATAAGGTTACCCCTTATATTGCCAAACTGCGCTATTCAGTCCCCGGCGTGACCCTGATTTCACCGCCGCCGCACCATGATATCTACTCCATCGAGGATCTGGCGCAGTTGATCTTTGACCTTAAGCAGGTCAATCCGCAGGCGATGATCTCGGTGAAGCTGGTCTCCGAACCTGGCGTAGGCACCATCGCCACCGGCGTGGCCAAAGCCTATGCTGACCTCATCACCATTGCCGGTTACGACGGCGGTACCGGCGCCAGCCCTCTGACCTCGGTAAAATATGCCGGTTGTCCGTGGGAGCTGGGACTGGTCGAAACGCAGCAGGCGCTGGTGGCCAACGGCCTGCGTCACAAGATCCGCCTTCAGGTCGATGGCGGTCTGAAAACCGGGCTCGACATCATTAAAGCCGCTATCCTGGGTGCGGAAAGTTTCGGCTTCGGTACCGGACCTATGGTGGCGCTGGGCTGTAAATATCTGCGTATCTGCCACCTGAATAACTGCGCGACCGGTGTAGCAACCCAGGACGAAAAGCTGCGTAAGAACCATTACCACGGCCTGCCGTTCAAGGTGACCAACTACTTTGACTTCATCGCCCGGGAAACCCGCGAGCTGATGGCGTGGCTTGGCGTGAAGCGTCTGGTGGATCTGATTGGCCGCACCGATCTGCTGAAAGAGCTGGATGGCTTCACTGCGAAACAGCAGAAGCTGGATCTCTCTAAGCTGCTGGAGACCGCCGAGCCCCAGGCAGGCAAAGCGCTCCACTGCACCGAGAACAACCCGTCGTTCGATAACGGCGAGCTGAACGCCCAGTTGCTGAAGCAGGCGCAGCCCTTTGTCGATGAGAAACAGAGTAAAACCTTCTGGTTCGACATTCGTAACACCGATCGTTCAGTAGGCGCCGCGCTCTCGGGCTATATCGCCAGCCAGCACGGCGACCAGGGTCTGGCAGGCGATCCGATCCGCGCCCACTTTAGCGGTACCGCAGGCCAGAGCTTCGGGGTCTGGAACGCGGGCGGCGTTGAGCTGTTCCTGACCGGGGATGCCAACGACTACGTCGGTAAAGGCATGGCTGGCGGACTGATCGCGGTACGTCCGCCGGTCGGCTCCTCGTTCCACAGCCATGAAGCCAGCATCATCGGTAATACTTGTCTGTACGGCGCCACCGGCGGACGGCTGTTTGCCGCTGGCCGCGCGGGTGAGCGTTTTGCAGTACGTAACTCCGGGGCGCTCACCGTGGTGGAAGGTATCGGCGATAACGGCTGTGAATACATGACCGGCGGCGTGGTCTGCATCCTCGGCAAAACCGGGGTCAACTTCGGCGCAGGCATGACCGGCGGCTTTGCCTATGTACTGGATGACGACGGTGAATTCCGTAAGCGCGTCAACCCGGAACTGGTGGAGGTGCTGCAGGTGGACGAACTGCCGATTCACGAAGAGCACCTGCGTGGGCTGATTACCGAGCACGTGCAGCACACCGGCTCGTCACGCGCAGAGGCGATCCTGGCCGGCTGGTCGGAATTTGCCTCGAAATTCGCGCTGGTGAAGCCGAAGTCCAGCGATGTTAAAGCATTATTGGGTCACCGTAGCCGAACCGCCGCCGAGTTGCGGGTACAGGCGCAGTAA
- a CDS encoding TIGR01212 family radical SAM protein (This family includes YhcC from E. coli K-12, an uncharacterized radical SAM protein.) codes for MQLQELVNMFGGDLRRRYGEKVHKLALHGGFNCPNRDGTLGRGGCTFCNVASFADESQQYLSIREQLDTQSGKLDRARRWLAYFQAYTSTFAEVEVLRKMYQQAVARAEVVGLCVGTRPDCVPESVLDLLSDYREQGYEVWLELGLQSAHDKTLHRINRGHDFACYQETTRRARARGLKVCCHLIVGLPGEGQQACLQTLEKVAETGVDGIKLHPLHIVEGSIMAKAWRAGRLTPPELTEYGAIAGEMIRHTPPEIVWHRVSASARRPTLLAPLWCENRWSGMLEVDRWLRAHGPQGSALGRPWHSPE; via the coding sequence ATGCAGTTACAGGAATTAGTCAATATGTTTGGCGGCGATCTTCGCCGCCGCTACGGCGAAAAGGTTCATAAGCTGGCGCTGCATGGTGGCTTCAACTGTCCTAACCGGGATGGCACCCTGGGGCGCGGGGGCTGCACGTTTTGTAATGTCGCCTCGTTTGCCGATGAGAGTCAGCAGTACCTATCTATCCGCGAGCAACTGGACACGCAGTCTGGCAAGCTGGATCGGGCTCGGCGCTGGCTTGCCTATTTCCAGGCTTACACCAGCACCTTTGCGGAAGTGGAGGTGTTAAGAAAAATGTACCAGCAGGCGGTCGCCCGGGCGGAGGTGGTGGGGCTGTGTGTTGGCACGCGACCAGATTGCGTGCCGGAAAGCGTGTTGGATTTGCTGAGCGACTACCGGGAACAGGGCTATGAGGTCTGGTTGGAGCTGGGGCTACAGAGCGCTCACGACAAAACCTTGCACCGTATCAATCGCGGCCATGATTTTGCCTGTTATCAGGAGACGACCCGACGCGCCAGGGCGCGCGGTCTGAAGGTGTGCTGCCATCTGATTGTCGGGCTACCCGGCGAGGGCCAACAGGCCTGTCTGCAAACGCTCGAAAAGGTGGCGGAGACCGGCGTCGACGGGATTAAACTGCATCCGTTACATATCGTTGAAGGCAGTATTATGGCGAAGGCCTGGCGGGCCGGTCGATTAACGCCTCCCGAACTCACAGAATATGGCGCCATCGCCGGGGAGATGATTCGCCATACCCCACCGGAGATTGTCTGGCATCGGGTTTCGGCCAGCGCTCGCCGCCCCACGCTGCTGGCGCCGCTATGGTGTGAAAATCGCTGGTCCGGCATGCTGGAGGTCGATCGCTGGCTACGGGCCCACGGCCCACAGGGATCGGCGCTGGGGCGTCCCTGGCACTCTCCGGAGTAA